Proteins co-encoded in one Flavobacterium fluviale genomic window:
- a CDS encoding T9SS type A sorting domain-containing protein gives MLKNYLKRSVMATITCLIAPMTIILAQNPIVKIDFDQAGRPKAEVNDPDYTSWVIASGNTSTYTENGVTLTITRVGNNGDALGTNWYKTGIQAPSYARLVSDGLTVKGTTANLGAQIELKISGLATGEHSFLAFFNAVDSPSGNNFSPIDISINGNLVVDNLIPSVRALKTADAKSTYLKFQAVTGTDVVILIAAETSGTENIKNIMLNGFELNTPNIFYQATNPNPKQNNEHVELISGGKLLQWTAAANAVSHNIYFGTDPAAVDNASTSSPEYKGNQALANTSYQVNGLYTGATYYWRIDEVLANGVEKGNTWRFRPAQLAFPEAEGYGRFARGGRGGKVVAVTNLNDSGPGSFREAVTNDIGPRTIIFNTSGIIQLQSRLVLSQPYVTVAGQTAPGKGICIRTAPFGVTGNDAIVQNLRVRIGAGPTFDGMGLTGADNSIIDHCSISWTIDESFRSRSGKNITLQKTLISEALNAANHQNYPAGTEHGYAATIGGDIGSFHHNLLAHCYGRNWSLGGGLDGSGAYTGRMDITNNIVYNWGNRTTDGGTKEVNFVNNYYKPGAGTKIFVAFNQQNEGVGTGMQQCYFNGNVMPGYFDESNQTAGRKASGNAVTYENFVNTPFFPSYVTTQSAKNAYKIVLSDVGCTQPEFDEHDQRIITETLNGTYSAIGSVTGKPGFPDNEADVGGFEVYPIINRDASWDTDQDGLPNWWETIIGTNINSAIGDFSDTNADPDLDGYTNLDNYLQWISLPHYESPEGTKIDINIQKLSRGFTSGVSYVISNAVNGNAVLNTDTVAFSPTADGLCSFEFTVTDSEGGSMKRKVNIISGQSLTLGTKEVIKEAKNNSFNVWPIPSSGSFSVFIDNEESESADLKIYDISGKELVQKKIRNNTAETIHLNSKGVFLIKVINPQTKKTQYIKKIIVQ, from the coding sequence ATGCTGAAAAATTACTTAAAACGCTCCGTAATGGCGACGATTACTTGTCTCATTGCGCCGATGACAATCATTTTGGCCCAAAATCCAATTGTAAAAATTGACTTTGATCAAGCAGGAAGACCTAAAGCCGAAGTAAACGATCCAGATTACACTTCTTGGGTAATAGCCTCCGGAAATACTAGTACTTATACCGAAAATGGAGTTACACTTACCATTACACGAGTGGGAAATAATGGAGATGCTCTTGGAACCAATTGGTACAAAACAGGAATACAAGCTCCCTCCTACGCCAGATTAGTAAGCGATGGTTTAACTGTGAAAGGGACAACTGCAAATCTAGGGGCGCAGATAGAACTTAAAATAAGCGGTTTAGCAACTGGCGAACATTCCTTTTTAGCTTTTTTTAATGCTGTTGACAGTCCATCTGGAAATAACTTTAGCCCAATTGACATTTCTATTAATGGAAATTTGGTTGTCGATAATTTAATTCCTTCCGTAAGAGCTCTTAAAACTGCCGATGCCAAATCTACCTATCTAAAATTTCAAGCTGTAACAGGAACAGATGTTGTGATTCTAATTGCTGCAGAAACCTCAGGCACAGAAAATATTAAAAACATTATGCTTAACGGTTTTGAACTTAATACACCTAATATTTTTTATCAGGCCACAAATCCAAATCCGAAACAAAATAATGAACACGTCGAATTAATTTCTGGCGGTAAATTACTGCAGTGGACAGCGGCCGCAAATGCGGTTTCTCACAATATCTATTTCGGAACAGATCCAGCAGCTGTCGACAATGCTTCGACATCTTCGCCAGAATACAAAGGAAATCAAGCTTTAGCTAATACTTCTTATCAAGTAAACGGATTATATACAGGAGCTACTTATTACTGGCGTATCGATGAAGTTCTGGCAAACGGAGTTGAGAAAGGAAATACTTGGCGTTTTCGTCCAGCCCAGCTTGCATTTCCTGAAGCGGAAGGATATGGTCGTTTTGCAAGAGGCGGACGCGGCGGCAAAGTTGTTGCCGTAACCAATCTAAACGACAGTGGACCAGGAAGTTTCCGCGAAGCTGTCACAAATGATATTGGACCAAGAACAATCATATTTAACACATCTGGAATTATTCAATTACAATCTCGTCTTGTTTTAAGTCAGCCCTACGTTACAGTTGCAGGACAGACGGCACCTGGAAAAGGTATTTGCATTCGCACTGCTCCTTTTGGAGTTACTGGAAATGATGCCATAGTACAAAATCTAAGAGTTCGAATTGGGGCTGGGCCAACTTTCGACGGAATGGGATTAACTGGCGCAGACAACAGCATTATTGACCATTGTTCTATCAGCTGGACGATAGACGAATCTTTCAGATCTCGATCAGGAAAAAATATAACACTGCAAAAAACACTAATTTCCGAAGCTCTCAACGCGGCTAATCATCAAAATTATCCAGCAGGAACAGAGCATGGTTACGCGGCTACAATTGGTGGAGATATTGGAAGTTTTCATCATAATTTACTAGCACACTGCTACGGTCGTAACTGGAGTCTTGGTGGCGGCTTAGACGGAAGCGGCGCCTATACCGGCAGAATGGACATCACGAATAATATTGTTTACAACTGGGGAAACAGAACAACCGACGGCGGAACTAAAGAAGTAAATTTTGTAAACAACTATTACAAACCAGGCGCAGGTACCAAAATATTTGTAGCATTTAATCAGCAGAATGAAGGCGTTGGAACTGGAATGCAGCAATGTTATTTTAACGGAAATGTAATGCCGGGTTATTTCGACGAAAGCAATCAGACTGCAGGACGAAAAGCTTCAGGAAATGCTGTTACTTATGAGAATTTTGTCAACACTCCCTTTTTCCCTTCTTATGTAACTACACAATCTGCCAAAAATGCTTATAAAATTGTACTGTCAGATGTTGGATGCACACAGCCTGAATTTGATGAGCACGATCAAAGAATTATCACAGAAACTTTAAACGGAACTTATTCTGCTATTGGAAGCGTAACTGGCAAACCTGGATTTCCTGACAACGAAGCTGATGTCGGCGGATTTGAAGTTTATCCAATTATAAATAGAGACGCCAGCTGGGATACTGATCAAGATGGTCTTCCAAATTGGTGGGAAACAATTATTGGAACTAATATAAATTCTGCAATTGGCGATTTTTCAGATACAAATGCAGATCCTGATTTAGACGGATATACTAATCTTGACAACTATCTGCAATGGATATCCTTGCCTCATTACGAATCTCCAGAAGGAACAAAAATTGATATTAATATTCAAAAATTATCAAGAGGATTCACAAGTGGTGTTTCTTATGTTATTTCTAATGCAGTTAACGGAAACGCAGTACTTAATACAGATACTGTTGCATTTTCACCAACAGCAGACGGACTTTGTTCTTTTGAGTTTACAGTTACTGATTCTGAAGGTGGATCAATGAAAAGAAAAGTTAATATTATAAGCGGACAAAGCTTAACTTTAGGAACTAAAGAAGTAATCAAAGAAGCAAAAAACAACTCTTTTAATGTGTGGCCGATTCCAAGCAGCGGCTCTTTTTCAGTTTTTATTGACAATGAAGAATCAGAAAGTGCTGATCTTAAAATTTATGATATTTCTGGAAAAGAGTTAGTACAGAAAAAAATCAGGAACAATACAGCCGAAACAATTCACTTGAATTCTAAAGGCGTTTTTCTAATTAAAGTTATTAATCCTCAAACGAAGAAAACACAGTACATCAAAAAAATCATTGTTCAATAA
- a CDS encoding DUF6787 family protein codes for MERLKKRWGITSNLQAVIIFIVFAITGSASAWISRPFCDWVGIYKEDFGAVWFTLIRLLIIFPIYQVLLVAIGAIFGQFRFFWNFEKKMLKRMGLGFLFKD; via the coding sequence ATGGAGAGACTTAAAAAACGCTGGGGAATTACATCCAACCTACAAGCCGTAATCATATTTATTGTATTTGCTATCACCGGATCGGCATCTGCATGGATTTCTAGACCCTTTTGCGACTGGGTAGGAATTTACAAAGAAGATTTTGGCGCCGTTTGGTTTACTTTAATCCGTTTATTAATAATCTTTCCTATTTACCAAGTTTTATTAGTTGCCATTGGTGCTATTTTTGGACAATTCCGCTTCTTTTGGAACTTCGAAAAGAAAATGCTTAAAAGAATGGGACTTGGATTTCTTTTTAAAGATTAA
- a CDS encoding DUF6146 family protein, with amino-acid sequence MKKCISILIVILTIIACSTTSQNIASADNASNKKVNDTVRIANDSLEYEVIIIDNGFNYWLASRALPRNHYSLAYLENKNQQYVTEWNIRATQPNRYNPNLYEMTIDYQPQIHYGYEVNYLIYNYMIYFQNTYKQKLAGYVPQR; translated from the coding sequence ATGAAAAAATGCATTTCCATATTAATTGTAATACTGACAATAATTGCTTGTTCTACAACATCGCAAAATATTGCCAGTGCTGATAATGCATCAAACAAAAAAGTTAATGATACCGTAAGAATAGCCAATGATTCTTTAGAATATGAAGTGATTATAATTGACAATGGTTTTAATTACTGGCTTGCATCGAGAGCATTACCCAGAAACCACTATTCTTTGGCTTATCTCGAAAACAAAAATCAGCAATATGTAACCGAATGGAATATTAGAGCTACGCAGCCCAATCGTTACAACCCGAATTTATACGAAATGACAATAGATTATCAGCCTCAGATTCATTATGGATATGAAGTGAATTATTTAATTTATAACTACATGATTTATTTTCAAAATACTTACAAACAAAAACTCGCAGGGTATGTGCCGCAACGATAA
- a CDS encoding D-2-hydroxyacid dehydrogenase: MKVLANDGISKSGILALEKGGFEVITTKVAQEQVANYINENNIDVILVRSATKVRKDIIDACPGIKIIGRGGVGMDNIDVDYAKSKGIHVINTPASSSESVAELVFGHLFNGVRFLHDSNRNMPLEGDSNFDGLKKAYANGTELRGKTLGIVGIGRIGQATAKMALGLGMKVIAADSFIPEVDIKVEFFDGQSITTKVVSQSLESLFKEADFITLHVPAQNGYIVGEKEFEIMKDGVGIVNCARGGVIDEVALVKALDSGKVAFAGLDVFESEPKPEMAILMHSKISLTPHIGAATGEAQDRIGTELASQIITLLS, encoded by the coding sequence ATGAAAGTATTAGCAAATGATGGAATTTCTAAAAGTGGAATTCTAGCCTTAGAAAAAGGCGGATTTGAAGTTATAACTACAAAAGTAGCTCAAGAACAAGTAGCTAACTATATAAACGAAAACAATATTGACGTAATTTTAGTTCGTAGTGCAACTAAAGTTCGCAAAGACATTATCGACGCTTGTCCTGGCATTAAAATTATTGGACGTGGTGGTGTTGGTATGGATAACATTGATGTTGACTATGCTAAAAGCAAAGGAATTCATGTAATCAATACTCCTGCTTCATCTTCAGAATCTGTTGCTGAATTAGTTTTCGGACACTTATTTAATGGTGTGCGTTTTTTACATGATTCTAACAGAAATATGCCTCTTGAAGGAGATAGTAATTTTGACGGTTTGAAAAAAGCTTATGCTAACGGAACTGAATTAAGAGGAAAAACTTTAGGTATTGTTGGTATTGGCCGTATTGGTCAGGCTACTGCGAAAATGGCTCTTGGTTTAGGAATGAAAGTTATCGCTGCAGATAGTTTTATTCCAGAAGTAGATATTAAAGTTGAATTTTTCGACGGACAATCTATTACAACTAAAGTAGTTTCTCAATCTTTAGAATCTTTGTTTAAAGAAGCTGATTTCATTACATTACACGTTCCTGCTCAAAATGGCTACATCGTTGGTGAGAAAGAATTTGAAATTATGAAAGACGGCGTTGGAATTGTTAACTGTGCTCGTGGAGGTGTTATTGATGAGGTTGCTTTAGTAAAAGCATTAGACTCTGGAAAAGTTGCTTTTGCTGGATTAGATGTTTTCGAAAGCGAGCCAAAACCAGAAATGGCAATTTTAATGCACTCTAAAATCTCTTTGACGCCGCACATTGGAGCTGCAACTGGAGAGGCACAAGATAGAATTGGTACTGAATTAGCTTCACAAATTATTACTTTATTGAGCTAA
- the serC gene encoding 3-phosphoserine/phosphohydroxythreonine transaminase, with product MKKHNYSAGPSILPQEVFEKASKAILNFNDSGLSILEISHRSKDFVAVMEEARSLALELLGLQGKGYQALFLQGGASTAFLMAPYNLMKENGKAAYLDSGTWATAAIKEAKLFGETVIVGSSKDDNYTHIPKGYEIPANADYFHCTSNNTIFGTQMKDFPATNIPVVCDMSSDIFSRELDFSKFDLIYAGAQKNMGPAGTTLVVVKEEILGKNGRTIPSMLDYAKHIKAESMYNTPPVFSVYVSLLTLQWIKEKGGIAAVEKLNNAKAELLYAEIDRNPLFKGAAAVEDRSNMNVTFLLNNPEHTETFDALWKAANISGLPGHRSVGGYRASIYNAMPIESVQVLVDVMKALESKV from the coding sequence ATGAAAAAACACAACTACAGCGCAGGACCAAGTATTTTACCTCAAGAAGTTTTTGAGAAAGCATCAAAAGCAATTTTAAATTTTAATGATTCAGGATTATCTATTCTTGAAATTTCGCACAGAAGCAAAGATTTTGTTGCTGTTATGGAAGAAGCGCGATCCCTTGCTTTAGAATTATTAGGACTTCAAGGAAAAGGTTATCAAGCTTTATTTTTACAAGGTGGTGCAAGTACAGCATTCTTAATGGCTCCATATAATTTAATGAAAGAAAATGGAAAAGCGGCTTATTTAGACTCAGGAACATGGGCAACTGCTGCTATTAAAGAAGCTAAACTTTTTGGAGAAACTGTTATCGTAGGTTCTTCAAAAGACGACAATTATACTCATATTCCAAAAGGTTACGAAATCCCAGCTAATGCTGATTATTTCCACTGCACAAGTAATAACACAATTTTTGGAACTCAAATGAAAGATTTCCCAGCAACAAATATTCCTGTTGTCTGCGATATGAGTTCTGATATTTTTTCACGCGAATTAGATTTTTCTAAATTTGATTTGATCTATGCTGGAGCTCAAAAAAACATGGGACCTGCCGGAACTACTCTTGTTGTGGTTAAAGAAGAAATCTTAGGCAAAAACGGAAGAACAATTCCTAGTATGTTAGATTATGCTAAACATATCAAAGCAGAAAGTATGTACAATACTCCTCCTGTTTTCTCTGTTTATGTTTCTCTTTTAACTTTACAATGGATCAAAGAAAAAGGCGGAATTGCTGCTGTTGAAAAATTAAACAACGCAAAAGCAGAATTACTTTACGCTGAAATCGACAGAAATCCATTATTCAAAGGCGCAGCAGCAGTTGAAGATCGTTCGAATATGAATGTAACTTTCTTATTGAACAATCCTGAACACACTGAAACTTTTGACGCTTTATGGAAAGCTGCAAACATTTCTGGATTGCCAGGACACCGTTCTGTTGGTGGTTACAGAGCTTCTATCTACAACGCAATGCCAATCGAAAGCGTTCAGGTTTTGGTTGATGTAATGAAAGCGTTGGAATCTAAAGTTTAG